The following proteins are co-located in the Spirochaetota bacterium genome:
- a CDS encoding glyceraldehyde-3-phosphate dehydrogenase translates to MAVSPDAPIGVMGIGRIGKLLVWLYAAKKQHKEIVIATGRKAGTSLDDLATYFEYDSTYGTFNAFIGGFNGKNAVAIKDGHLYLNGVKLIWLNEPEFRVPGNIPWNKYGVDVVFDTTGKMLDPTRNDENSLRGHLNHAKKVILTAPFKVKDKGKQIPEDSITLVGGVNFDKYDGNKHAIISNASCTTNCCAPPIKALVDHFGDKFISYALTTVHAVTNSQSTLDVLPKDGDKDTRKRRSILNNMIPTSTGAAKAVIEVIPEIQTLGIGSQASSIRVPVNTGSIVILDVSLLGDYDNNYIHNIFKQYSEKNPDIMYYSEKQLVSSDIIGSPYSTIYDAEFTHHRTTKRGDNYYTMVDLNFWYDNEFGYVCSLSRLYDLITGRR, encoded by the coding sequence ATGGCAGTATCACCAGATGCACCTATTGGTGTAATGGGAATTGGAAGAATCGGAAAGCTTTTAGTGTGGCTGTATGCTGCAAAAAAGCAGCATAAGGAAATTGTGATTGCCACAGGAAGAAAAGCCGGTACATCACTAGATGATCTGGCAACATATTTTGAATATGATTCAACCTATGGAACATTCAATGCATTCATAGGTGGATTTAATGGCAAAAATGCAGTTGCAATTAAGGATGGGCATCTGTACCTCAATGGTGTAAAATTAATATGGCTTAATGAACCTGAATTTCGTGTGCCTGGCAATATTCCATGGAATAAGTATGGTGTTGATGTTGTTTTTGACACAACGGGCAAGATGCTTGACCCCACAAGAAATGATGAAAACTCGCTTCGTGGGCATCTCAATCATGCAAAAAAGGTTATTCTTACAGCACCGTTCAAAGTAAAAGACAAAGGCAAACAGATTCCGGAAGATTCGATCACATTAGTAGGTGGCGTTAACTTTGATAAATATGATGGCAATAAGCATGCAATTATCTCAAACGCATCATGTACCACAAACTGCTGCGCACCACCTATTAAAGCCCTGGTTGATCATTTTGGCGATAAATTTATTTCATATGCACTGACCACTGTTCATGCTGTAACTAATTCACAATCAACTCTTGATGTGCTGCCAAAGGATGGCGATAAGGATACCCGCAAACGTCGCAGCATATTGAACAATATGATACCAACAAGCACCGGCGCTGCCAAAGCAGTAATAGAAGTAATACCTGAAATACAGACGCTTGGAATTGGTTCACAGGCGTCTTCAATTAGGGTGCCGGTAAATACTGGATCAATAGTTATACTGGATGTTTCATTGCTTGGTGATTATGACAACAATTATATCCATAATATATTTAAACAGTATTCCGAAAAAAATCCTGATATCATGTATTACTCTGAAAAACAGCTTGTTAGTTCTGATATAATTGGTAGTCCATATTCTACCATTTATGATGCAGAGTTTACACACCACAGGACTACAAAGCGCGGCGATAACTATTATACTATGGTTGATCTCAACTTCTGGTACGACAATGAATTTGGCTATGTATGTTCGCTGTCACGCTTGTATGACCTTATTACAGGGAGGCGATAG